In a genomic window of Bacteroidota bacterium:
- a CDS encoding DMT family transporter, whose amino-acid sequence MPKLYRAHSREKWGHLALVLQTLIMGPGYTFGKYAAMGMPAEVLTWLRMVVITAALGLFFLATGGHRKIPRTRRFFLSVLGLCLVGSIGNMYFFILGVRYTTPAQSSILYALTPLCVLMLSAWVLRAERFTGRKLLAALVALLGVLIVMYPGMMQAGRGSDELKGNLLNLLSVACWSVFIVLSGRVFRAIHPLHSSALLWAAGLLCFSPIGLPALAHFDLATVPRTAWYGFAYITLGNAGLSYLLIVYGMQLLRPSQVAVYLNVQPIAAALYSILLGVEVVTTYLVVGGLLTIAGVYGLNRVSAHERRVHAPPAVPLEG is encoded by the coding sequence GTGCCCAAGCTATACCGAGCCCACAGCCGCGAAAAATGGGGACACCTGGCCCTGGTGCTACAGACGCTGATCATGGGGCCGGGCTACACCTTTGGCAAATATGCGGCCATGGGCATGCCCGCCGAGGTGCTTACCTGGCTGCGGATGGTGGTGATAACGGCGGCCCTGGGACTGTTCTTCCTGGCTACGGGTGGGCACCGGAAGATACCCCGCACCCGGCGTTTTTTTCTCTCCGTGCTGGGCCTGTGCCTGGTGGGCAGTATTGGCAATATGTATTTTTTTATCCTGGGTGTGCGCTACACCACACCCGCCCAGAGCAGCATCCTGTATGCGCTAACGCCTCTGTGCGTGCTTATGCTATCGGCCTGGGTGTTACGTGCCGAGCGCTTTACCGGGCGAAAACTGCTGGCAGCCCTGGTGGCCCTGCTGGGTGTGCTTATTGTCATGTATCCGGGGATGATGCAGGCGGGGCGGGGTAGCGATGAGCTGAAGGGCAACCTGCTGAACCTACTTTCCGTCGCCTGCTGGTCTGTCTTTATCGTCCTGAGCGGCCGGGTGTTTAGGGCCATTCACCCCCTGCATAGTTCCGCCCTGCTGTGGGCGGCCGGTTTGCTCTGTTTCAGCCCGATTGGTCTGCCTGCCCTGGCTCATTTCGACCTTGCCACGGTGCCCCGCACGGCCTGGTATGGCTTTGCCTACATTACCCTGGGCAATGCAGGCCTGAGCTACCTGCTCATTGTGTATGGCATGCAGCTGCTACGCCCCAGCCAGGTGGCCGTGTACCTGAATGTTCAGCCCATAGCGGCAGCCCTGTACAGCATCCTGCTGGGGGTGGAGGTTGTTACAACCTACCTGGTGGTGGGGGGGCTGCTCACCATAGCCGGCGTGTATGGCCTAAACCGGGTAAGCGCCCACGAGCGGCGTGTGCATGCCCCGCCTGCTGTGCCGCTAGAGGGATAA